A genomic segment from Polyangium mundeleinium encodes:
- a CDS encoding acyl-CoA thioesterase, translating to MSSDRFDKPTGRSSTTFAPPAPPLATRFSVCQEIAVLWGDIDALGHVNNTRYFGWLEETRLVYLRMIGVDLSTGASQTPVLASTSVDFLRPVFWPDTVRVEGKTTRLGRTSLTMDYRVTSVGQQAVVATGSAVVVLLAPSTSRPAPIPDIIRDAIRRLDPDARDTL from the coding sequence TTGTCTTCCGATCGCTTCGACAAGCCCACCGGGCGCAGCTCCACCACGTTCGCGCCTCCCGCGCCTCCTCTGGCCACGCGTTTCTCCGTTTGCCAGGAGATCGCGGTGCTTTGGGGCGACATCGACGCGCTCGGGCACGTCAACAACACGCGGTACTTCGGCTGGCTCGAGGAGACGCGGCTCGTCTACCTGCGCATGATCGGCGTCGACCTCTCGACCGGCGCGTCGCAGACGCCCGTGCTCGCCTCGACCTCCGTCGACTTCCTCCGCCCGGTCTTCTGGCCCGACACCGTGCGCGTCGAAGGCAAGACGACCCGCCTCGGCCGCACGAGCCTGACCATGGACTACCGCGTGACCTCGGTGGGCCAGCAGGCCGTTGTCGCCACCGGCAGCGCCGTCGTCGTGCTGCTCGCCCCGAGCACGAGCCGACCGGCCCCCATCCCTGACATCATCCGCGACGCGATCCGCAGGCTCGATCCAGACGCGCGCGACACGCTCTGA
- a CDS encoding ABC transporter substrate-binding protein codes for MLGRRRWIGTVAGLCLLSALGVGCGKKDGGGAGPEPASNEWKVGAYLSLSGAETQFGKDTQEGTELAVEEINAKGGVKGKKVRVLFEDDKSNPQEASNKVLQLINRDKVVALLGEVASSRSKAGGIVANKNKIPMISPSSTNPDVTKVGPFVFRVCFTDDVQGQMGARFVKNKLNKSKVAVLYASDDLYSSGLANEFKNEAKKLGMTIVAEKSFLKSETNFTTYLNEIKSAEPEAIYAPVYYNAMVPIARQAKAAGIPGNMFVGGDGWHSDSLVNDAGEEMEGAYFTNHFSPDMPSPNSQAFVKRYVEKYKREPSALAAQGYDSAMLLFDAMGRAKGDTPEAIRDAIAETKSFQGATGAITIDAERNAEKPIVIVQIKGKKFTYFDTVTAK; via the coding sequence ATGCTCGGACGACGTCGCTGGATCGGGACTGTGGCCGGCCTTTGTTTGCTGTCGGCGCTCGGGGTGGGCTGCGGGAAGAAGGACGGCGGAGGCGCGGGCCCGGAGCCTGCTTCGAACGAGTGGAAGGTGGGCGCCTACCTCAGCCTCTCCGGCGCCGAGACGCAGTTCGGCAAGGACACGCAGGAAGGCACCGAGCTCGCGGTCGAGGAGATCAACGCGAAGGGCGGCGTGAAGGGCAAGAAGGTCCGCGTGCTCTTCGAGGACGACAAGTCGAACCCGCAGGAGGCCTCGAACAAGGTCCTTCAGCTCATCAACCGGGACAAGGTCGTCGCGCTGCTCGGCGAGGTCGCTTCGTCGCGCTCGAAGGCCGGCGGCATCGTGGCGAACAAGAACAAGATCCCGATGATCTCGCCCTCGTCGACGAACCCGGACGTGACGAAGGTCGGTCCGTTCGTCTTCCGCGTCTGCTTCACGGACGACGTGCAGGGCCAGATGGGCGCGCGGTTCGTCAAGAACAAGCTGAACAAGAGCAAGGTCGCGGTGCTCTATGCCTCGGACGACCTCTACTCCTCGGGGCTCGCGAACGAGTTCAAGAACGAGGCGAAGAAGCTCGGCATGACCATCGTGGCCGAGAAGAGCTTCCTCAAGAGCGAGACGAACTTCACGACGTACCTGAACGAGATCAAGAGCGCCGAGCCCGAGGCGATCTACGCGCCGGTCTACTACAACGCGATGGTTCCGATCGCGCGGCAGGCGAAGGCCGCGGGGATCCCGGGGAACATGTTCGTCGGCGGCGACGGCTGGCACTCGGACTCGCTCGTGAACGACGCGGGCGAGGAGATGGAGGGCGCGTACTTCACGAACCACTTCTCCCCGGACATGCCCTCGCCGAACTCGCAGGCGTTCGTGAAGAGGTACGTGGAGAAGTACAAGCGCGAGCCGAGCGCGCTCGCGGCGCAAGGCTACGACTCCGCGATGCTGCTCTTCGACGCGATGGGCCGCGCGAAGGGCGACACGCCCGAGGCGATCCGCGACGCGATCGCCGAGACGAAGAGCTTTCAGGGCGCGACGGGCGCGATCACCATCGACGCCGAGCGCAACGCCGAGAAGCCCATCGTGATCGTGCAGATCAAGGGCAAGAAGTTCACGTACTTCGACACGGTGACGGCGAAGTGA
- a CDS encoding outer membrane beta-barrel protein: MNLRGLGALAVVALAASDAAAEPARSGLDLGHFTPTGYVEGFFQYNLGEPSNGITHHRGFDNRHASFTLANVALGGDWERGAASARILLQIGHTPNTYYLAEPSLPGAPGTSGSNADTTWKYLQEAHVGYRIPIGRGLTVKAGLFLSPIGIEGMAVKDNGHFSRSNLFFGLPFYHTGVRASYPLSPRFKLTLAAYNGWNSVVDNNTDKSVSAQLSYEADGLSGALLYFGGVERGEGAPEGRPFRHLVDAWARATLFERFTLALHGDVGFEVNAFGRSGWAATALSARLRAVEPVYLAARGDVFREWRAKSARGEASAIFWPVPWMASATFTVDVRPRDDLAVMLELRHDAAAGDVFFRGAVRGAGTSDDPFVPNARAQTTVTLGATAWF, from the coding sequence GTGAACCTGCGCGGCCTCGGCGCCCTCGCCGTGGTCGCCCTCGCCGCGTCCGATGCAGCTGCTGAGCCCGCTCGCTCGGGTCTCGACCTTGGCCACTTCACCCCCACGGGGTACGTCGAGGGGTTTTTCCAATACAACCTCGGCGAGCCGTCGAACGGCATCACGCATCACCGCGGCTTCGACAACCGGCACGCCTCCTTCACGCTCGCGAACGTCGCGCTCGGCGGCGATTGGGAGCGCGGCGCGGCGAGCGCGCGGATCCTCTTGCAGATCGGGCACACGCCGAACACGTATTACCTCGCCGAGCCCTCGCTCCCCGGCGCGCCGGGCACGTCCGGGAGCAATGCCGACACGACCTGGAAATACCTCCAGGAGGCGCACGTCGGATATCGCATCCCGATCGGCCGTGGCCTCACCGTGAAAGCCGGCCTCTTCCTTTCGCCCATTGGCATCGAGGGCATGGCCGTCAAGGACAACGGCCATTTCTCGCGCTCGAATCTCTTTTTTGGCCTGCCGTTTTACCACACCGGCGTCCGCGCCTCGTACCCGCTCTCCCCGCGCTTCAAGCTCACGCTCGCGGCCTACAATGGCTGGAACAGCGTCGTCGACAACAACACGGACAAATCCGTCTCCGCGCAGCTCTCGTACGAGGCCGACGGTTTGTCCGGGGCCCTCCTTTATTTCGGCGGCGTCGAGCGCGGCGAGGGCGCGCCCGAGGGACGGCCGTTTCGCCACCTCGTCGACGCCTGGGCCCGCGCCACGCTCTTCGAGCGCTTCACGCTCGCGCTGCACGGCGACGTCGGCTTCGAGGTGAACGCATTCGGCCGGAGCGGCTGGGCCGCGACCGCGCTTTCGGCTCGTTTGCGCGCCGTGGAGCCCGTCTACCTCGCGGCGCGCGGGGACGTCTTTCGCGAATGGCGCGCGAAGAGCGCGCGCGGCGAGGCCTCCGCGATCTTCTGGCCCGTCCCGTGGATGGCCTCCGCCACCTTCACGGTCGACGTCCGCCCGCGCGACGACCTCGCCGTCATGCTGGAGCTTCGCCACGACGCGGCCGCGGGCGACGTGTTTTTCCGCGGCGCCGTGCGGGGCGCGGGCACCTCGGACGATCCCTTCGTCCCGAATGCCCGCGCCCAGACCACCGTCACGCTCGGCGCGACGGCCTGGTTTTGA
- a CDS encoding homocysteine S-methyltransferase family protein — MLTILDGPMGTELAARGVPTPPPLWSALALDRAPEVVSAIHHDYAAAGATVHTANTFRTKRRSAGARWEVLARRAVALAREAVPAGHRIAGSVAPLEDCYRPDLAPTNPRPEHRELCEVLADAGVDLILCETFPHVGEALVAVEEAARTGLPVWAAFTAGPDADLLTPAEVLAGAREAAARGASAVLINCTKATRTRTFVDKLAQVGIPFGVYANAGAVEEGMGWGVTTRGAELYADLAEAWIQAGATIVGGCCGTSPLHVRAIVERARMIR; from the coding sequence ATGTTGACGATCCTCGACGGACCGATGGGAACGGAGCTCGCCGCGCGCGGCGTCCCCACGCCGCCGCCGCTCTGGAGCGCGCTCGCGCTCGATCGAGCGCCGGAGGTCGTGTCGGCAATCCACCACGACTACGCGGCGGCGGGCGCGACCGTGCACACGGCGAACACGTTCCGAACCAAGCGGAGGAGCGCGGGCGCGCGCTGGGAGGTGCTCGCGCGGAGGGCGGTCGCGCTCGCGCGCGAGGCTGTGCCGGCGGGGCATCGGATCGCGGGGAGCGTGGCGCCGCTCGAAGATTGTTATCGACCGGATCTCGCCCCGACGAACCCCCGGCCGGAGCACCGCGAGCTTTGCGAGGTGCTCGCGGACGCGGGGGTGGATCTGATCCTTTGCGAGACGTTCCCGCACGTGGGCGAGGCGCTCGTGGCGGTGGAGGAGGCCGCGCGGACGGGTTTGCCCGTGTGGGCGGCGTTCACCGCGGGCCCGGACGCGGATCTGCTGACGCCGGCGGAGGTCCTCGCGGGCGCGCGGGAAGCTGCGGCGCGGGGCGCGAGCGCCGTGTTGATCAATTGCACGAAGGCGACGCGGACGCGGACATTCGTGGACAAACTTGCGCAGGTGGGAATTCCATTTGGTGTCTATGCCAATGCGGGCGCCGTGGAGGAGGGCATGGGCTGGGGAGTGACCACGCGCGGGGCGGAGCTTTATGCGGATCTGGCGGAGGCGTGGATCCAGGCAGGTGCGACGATCGTCGGCGGATGCTGCGGGACGAGCCCGCTCCACGTGCGGGCGATCGTCGAGCGGGCGCGCATGATTCGTTGA
- a CDS encoding DUF2330 domain-containing protein, with product MKFLRALVLSLPFLAAPVLHAGDTQACGGCLIAQSESTQVSSHRMILSISQDRTTLWDQITYAGAPSSFAWVLPIKGQVEVGLSSDALFGALDQTTQVQIFSPTINCLPPDCGGGSGGQGGAGGAGGQAGAGGGVEVIAEEVVGPYATVQLKSSDPNALTDWLTMNGYNIPPDIAPVINTYVQEGFDFLALKLVPGQGVNAMRPVRVTVPGASLSLPLRMVAAGTGATTPITLWVLGEGRYEPKNFPRFEIKTSDLVWNWDTQASNYKQIRQDAFDTSGGKVWLIEAAEPLSRFNIEEPLLSTAEFDPSNSGYGGDPAGPTAKEECLADLDKLYGSIESVWVTRMYAELARTALATDLVVGAAAQQQSVTRSFEATKTTGTPPACPPPPPWCEGGSGGSGASGGANGSGGAGNTDSGGGCAVGGESSLPGALALVGGAALVVAARRRRRR from the coding sequence ATGAAATTCCTTCGTGCTCTCGTCTTGTCCCTCCCCTTCCTCGCCGCGCCCGTCCTGCACGCGGGGGATACGCAGGCGTGTGGCGGCTGCCTGATCGCGCAGTCTGAATCCACGCAGGTCTCGAGCCACCGGATGATCCTTTCGATCTCCCAGGATCGCACGACGTTATGGGATCAAATCACCTACGCCGGCGCTCCCTCGTCGTTCGCGTGGGTGCTCCCCATCAAAGGACAGGTCGAAGTCGGGCTCTCGTCGGACGCGTTGTTCGGGGCGCTGGATCAGACCACGCAGGTGCAGATTTTCTCGCCCACGATCAACTGCCTGCCGCCGGACTGCGGCGGCGGCTCGGGCGGCCAGGGCGGCGCGGGCGGCGCGGGCGGCCAAGCCGGCGCGGGCGGCGGCGTCGAGGTTATCGCCGAGGAGGTCGTGGGTCCTTACGCGACCGTACAGCTCAAGTCGTCGGACCCGAACGCGCTGACGGATTGGCTCACGATGAACGGGTACAACATCCCGCCCGACATCGCGCCGGTCATCAACACGTACGTGCAAGAGGGGTTCGATTTCCTCGCGCTCAAGCTCGTGCCCGGCCAGGGCGTCAACGCGATGCGCCCCGTGCGCGTCACCGTGCCCGGCGCGTCGCTCTCGCTGCCGCTGCGCATGGTCGCGGCAGGGACGGGCGCCACGACCCCGATCACCTTGTGGGTCCTCGGGGAAGGCCGGTACGAGCCGAAGAACTTTCCGCGCTTCGAGATCAAGACCTCGGATCTCGTGTGGAACTGGGACACGCAGGCGAGCAACTACAAGCAGATCCGGCAAGACGCCTTCGACACGTCCGGCGGCAAGGTCTGGCTGATCGAGGCGGCCGAGCCCCTCTCGCGATTCAACATCGAGGAGCCTCTGCTTTCCACGGCCGAGTTCGACCCGTCGAACAGCGGGTATGGCGGGGATCCCGCGGGGCCGACCGCGAAGGAGGAGTGCCTCGCCGACCTCGACAAACTGTACGGCTCCATCGAGTCGGTCTGGGTGACGCGTATGTACGCCGAGCTTGCGCGCACGGCGCTCGCGACCGATCTCGTCGTGGGCGCGGCGGCCCAGCAGCAGAGCGTCACGCGTTCGTTCGAGGCCACGAAGACGACGGGCACGCCCCCGGCTTGCCCGCCTCCGCCGCCGTGGTGCGAAGGCGGATCCGGGGGCTCGGGAGCCTCCGGAGGCGCGAATGGCTCCGGAGGCGCCGGCAACACGGACAGCGGCGGAGGATGCGCCGTCGGCGGGGAATCGAGCTTGCCCGGAGCGCTCGCGCTCGTCGGCGGCGCCGCGCTCGTGGTCGCCGCGCGTCGGCGCCGTCGTCGCTGA
- a CDS encoding acetyl-CoA C-acetyltransferase, producing MGTSYIIDAARTPRGRGKLGKGALTSVHPQELFAQVLRALPQRAGFDPREVEDVMAGIVSQVGEQGANLARNAVLAAGWPDEIPGVSLNRFCASGLQAVNFGAMAVGSGAMDLVVAGGVESMSRVPMGSDGGGQDGGNTQLRKRVFQVPQGISADLIATLEGFTREEIDGVALRSQKNAARAIEEKRFARSLIPVTDPETGAALLAKDEFPRPNTTAEGLAALEPAFVALGNAPAGPNGETLDQIALAAYPHAKEIRHVHTAGNSSGIVDGAAAVVLASERYVKAKGVKPRARILAMASVGTEPLLMLTGPAPASLKALRAAGMDARDIDLWEINEAFAGVVLQTTRALGIDPDRVNVNGGSIALGHPLGATGAMLLGTALDELERRNEQTALVTLCIGGGQGIATILERV from the coding sequence ATGGGCACGAGCTACATCATCGACGCCGCACGGACGCCGCGAGGTCGGGGCAAGCTGGGGAAGGGGGCGCTGACGAGCGTCCACCCGCAGGAGCTCTTCGCGCAGGTGCTCCGGGCGCTCCCGCAGCGCGCGGGCTTCGATCCGCGCGAGGTGGAGGACGTGATGGCGGGCATCGTTTCGCAGGTCGGCGAGCAAGGCGCGAACCTCGCCCGCAACGCCGTGCTCGCGGCAGGGTGGCCTGACGAGATCCCAGGCGTCTCGCTCAACCGCTTCTGCGCCTCGGGTCTCCAGGCGGTCAACTTCGGCGCCATGGCGGTCGGCTCGGGCGCGATGGACCTCGTGGTCGCCGGCGGCGTGGAGAGCATGTCGCGTGTCCCCATGGGCTCCGACGGCGGCGGGCAGGACGGCGGCAACACGCAGCTCCGCAAGCGCGTGTTCCAGGTCCCGCAAGGCATCAGCGCCGACCTGATCGCCACGCTGGAAGGTTTTACGCGCGAGGAGATCGACGGCGTGGCGCTGCGCTCGCAAAAGAACGCGGCGCGCGCCATCGAGGAGAAGCGCTTCGCACGCTCGTTGATCCCGGTGACGGATCCCGAGACGGGCGCGGCGCTGCTCGCGAAGGACGAGTTCCCGCGGCCGAACACCACGGCCGAGGGGCTCGCCGCGCTCGAGCCCGCGTTCGTCGCGCTCGGGAACGCGCCGGCCGGTCCGAACGGTGAGACGCTCGATCAGATCGCGCTCGCGGCGTACCCGCACGCGAAGGAGATCCGGCACGTCCACACGGCCGGCAATTCGAGCGGCATCGTCGACGGCGCGGCCGCGGTGGTGCTCGCGTCGGAGCGGTACGTGAAGGCGAAAGGCGTGAAGCCGCGCGCCCGGATCCTCGCGATGGCGAGCGTCGGCACCGAGCCCTTGCTCATGCTCACGGGGCCGGCGCCCGCGAGCCTGAAGGCACTGCGCGCCGCGGGGATGGACGCGCGGGACATCGACCTGTGGGAGATCAACGAGGCCTTCGCGGGCGTCGTCCTGCAAACGACGCGCGCGCTCGGGATCGACCCGGATCGCGTGAACGTCAACGGCGGCTCGATCGCGCTCGGCCACCCGCTCGGCGCGACGGGCGCGATGCTCCTCGGCACGGCGCTCGACGAGCTCGAACGCCGCAACGAGCAGACCGCGCTCGTCACCTTGTGCATCGGCGGCGGTCAGGGCATCGCCACGATCCTCGAACGGGTTTGA
- a CDS encoding TetR/AcrR family transcriptional regulator — MKKEPLSKAERWERTHETLRLTAARLLRTRGLRLPSVADVMKGAKLTVGGFYGHWESKEALFEEALRDALRSNWSELVQQSRGETAKERLTWILRRYLSRSHRDNPEAGCPLPSSLSDISVLGAPYQKAFAEEVEHLAAELGEIAGPIGGKQLVLGLFALMVGGLSLARATEGTPLSDSILAASRALAYAALDRAEQKASEKDEP; from the coding sequence ATGAAGAAGGAGCCCCTCTCCAAGGCCGAGCGCTGGGAGCGCACGCACGAAACGCTGCGGCTCACGGCCGCGCGCCTCTTGCGCACGCGAGGCCTCCGGCTGCCGTCGGTGGCCGACGTCATGAAGGGCGCGAAGCTGACGGTCGGCGGCTTTTACGGGCACTGGGAGAGCAAGGAGGCGCTCTTCGAAGAGGCCCTGCGTGACGCGCTGCGGAGCAACTGGTCCGAACTCGTGCAGCAATCGCGCGGGGAGACGGCGAAGGAGCGGCTCACGTGGATCCTGCGCCGCTACCTCTCCCGCTCGCATCGCGACAACCCTGAAGCCGGCTGCCCGCTGCCTTCCTCGCTCAGCGACATCTCCGTGCTCGGCGCGCCGTACCAGAAGGCGTTCGCCGAGGAGGTCGAGCACCTCGCCGCGGAGCTCGGCGAGATCGCCGGGCCGATCGGCGGCAAGCAGCTCGTGCTCGGGCTCTTCGCCTTGATGGTCGGCGGCCTGAGCCTGGCCCGCGCCACGGAGGGGACGCCGCTCTCGGACTCCATTCTCGCAGCGAGCCGCGCGCTCGCCTACGCCGCCCTCGATCGCGCCGAGCAAAAGGCCTCGGAGAAGGACGAACCATGA
- a CDS encoding PaaI family thioesterase — MTTTEETPWLKKMRAILKGAEPPPIAKLIGFELVDVGPGSAIFTLVGDPSRHANPMGTMHGGVLVDLGDAAMGFAMASTLGEGESFTTVELKANYFKPVWTARLRAEARMVKRSRSLGYIECDIVDEEKALVCRLASTCMVLRGEAATGR; from the coding sequence ATGACGACGACCGAAGAGACTCCCTGGTTGAAGAAGATGCGCGCGATCCTGAAAGGCGCCGAGCCGCCGCCGATCGCCAAGCTGATCGGCTTCGAGCTCGTCGACGTCGGCCCAGGCTCGGCAATCTTTACGCTGGTCGGTGATCCGAGCCGGCACGCGAATCCGATGGGCACGATGCACGGCGGCGTGCTGGTCGATCTCGGCGACGCCGCGATGGGCTTTGCCATGGCGAGCACGCTCGGCGAGGGCGAGAGCTTTACGACGGTGGAGCTCAAAGCAAATTATTTCAAACCCGTATGGACGGCCCGCCTGCGCGCGGAGGCGCGGATGGTGAAGCGGTCGCGATCGCTCGGGTATATCGAGTGCGATATCGTGGACGAGGAGAAAGCGCTGGTGTGCCGGCTGGCCAGCACGTGCATGGTGCTGCGCGGCGAAGCGGCGACCGGTCGCTGA